A single window of Ornithorhynchus anatinus isolate Pmale09 chromosome 3, mOrnAna1.pri.v4, whole genome shotgun sequence DNA harbors:
- the LOC100089146 gene encoding olfactory receptor 1052-like: MARGNHTTVTEFILVGLTDRPELQVPLFMLFLAIYFVTLVGNIGMIVLIQVDSRLQTTMYFFLSNLSFLDLCYATVFAPKMLANYFSEKKTISFAGCFTQCFLFIMYVSSEGILLAVMAFDRYVAICNPLLYNIIVTKKLCINLVVGSYLGGIINSLSHTGSLLRLPFCGPNVVNHYFCDVPPLLKLPCADTRINEILLFTLSGILAIITFLFVFISYIFIVATILRIPSTEGRQKAFSTCASHLTAVTLFYSSVSFSYVQPTSLHSLDQEKVVAVFYTLVIPMLNPLIYSLRNKDVKEALKKAMT; encoded by the coding sequence ATGGCTAGAGGAAATCACACTACAGTTACTGAATTCATTCTTGTGGGATTGACAGATCGTCCAGAGCTTCAGGTCCCTCTTTTTATGCTTTTTCTAGCAATATACTTTGTTACACTGGTAGGGAATATTGGAATGATTGTTTTAATCCAGGTCGATTCCCGACTTCAAACGACTATGTACTTTTTCCTCAGTAACTTGTCCTTCTTGGACTTATGTTATGCCACAGTCTTTGCTCCCAAAATGTTGGCAAACTACTTCTCAGAGAAAAAAACCATTTCTTTTGCTGGATGCTTCACTCAGTGTTTCCTTTTCATCATGTACGTATCCTCTGAGGGCATCCTGCTGGCTGTCATGGCGTTCGATCGCTACGTGGCAATCTGCAACCCACTGCTTTACAACATCATTGTGACCAAGAAGCTCTGTATCAATCTTGTGGTTGGGTCCTATCTCGGAGGAATTATAAACTCACTGTCACACACAGGGAGCTTGCTGAGACTGCCTTTCTGCGGTCCCAATGTTGTGAACCATTATTTTTGTGATGTCCCTCCACTGCTGAAGCTCCCCTGTGCTGATACCCGCATTAATGAGATCCTCCTTTTCACCCTCTCTGGGATTCTAGCTATCATCACTTTCCTGTTCGTCTTCATCTCCTACATTTTCATCGTGGCTACCATACTGAGGATCCCCTCTactgaggggagacagaaagcttTTTCCACCTGTGCCTCCCATCTGACAGCCGTGACCTTGTTTTACAGCTCAGTTAGCTTTAGCTACGTCCAGCCGACATCACTGCATTCTCTGGATCAGGAGAAAGTAGTGGCCGTATTTTACACCTTGGTAATCCCCATGTTGAATCCGCTGATATACAGCCTGAGGAACAAAGATGTGAAGGAGGCCTTGAAAAAAGCCATGacttaa